The Pseudomonas wenzhouensis genome has a segment encoding these proteins:
- a CDS encoding MFS transporter yields MRLIWKSFRSLYFATLLMLLGSGLLSTYLALRLADTVDGLWVGALMAANYFGLVLGGKLGHRLIGRVGHIRAYVACAGVVTAAVLGHGLVEWLPFWLFLRMLVGLGMMCQYMVIESWLNEQAEARQRGLVFSGYMGASYLGLILGQLALVVHPTLGLELLMLVALCFALCLVPVALTRRLHPAPLHPAPLELRFFLSRVPLSLTTIVVAGLLIGSFYGLAPLYATRMGLSTEQVGLFMGSCILAGLLVQWPLGWLSDRHDRVRLIRGCSVLLLLAALPLAALPQVFLGLLFGVGFLVSMMQFSLYPLAVALANDHVEPERRVSLTAMLLVTFGVGACIGPLLAGVLMRFYGANMLYVFVSVCALILVWRIRPEVVTHQHQVDDAPLQHMAMPGNVTSSPLVAALDPRVDEQTVQEQMQEPAVAAAAAQEEQQKTQAAQ; encoded by the coding sequence ATGCGCTTGATCTGGAAGTCATTCCGCTCGCTCTATTTCGCCACCTTGCTGATGTTGCTCGGCTCTGGCCTGCTCAGTACCTACCTGGCCCTGCGTCTGGCTGACACCGTGGATGGTCTCTGGGTCGGTGCGCTGATGGCGGCCAATTACTTTGGCCTTGTGCTCGGCGGCAAGCTGGGGCATCGGCTGATCGGTCGGGTGGGGCATATCCGTGCTTACGTGGCCTGTGCTGGCGTGGTCACGGCGGCTGTGCTGGGCCATGGGCTGGTCGAGTGGCTGCCATTCTGGCTGTTCCTGCGCATGCTGGTGGGCCTGGGCATGATGTGTCAGTACATGGTCATCGAGAGCTGGCTCAACGAGCAGGCCGAAGCCAGGCAGCGTGGTCTGGTGTTCAGCGGGTACATGGGGGCTTCCTACCTGGGCCTGATTCTGGGGCAGCTGGCGCTGGTGGTGCATCCGACGCTGGGCCTGGAATTGCTCATGTTGGTCGCCCTGTGCTTTGCCTTGTGCCTGGTGCCCGTAGCGCTGACCCGGCGTTTACACCCGGCGCCCTTGCATCCGGCACCGCTGGAGCTGCGCTTCTTCCTCAGTCGCGTGCCGCTGTCGCTGACCACTATCGTCGTGGCTGGCCTGTTGATCGGTTCTTTTTATGGCCTGGCGCCTTTGTACGCCACTCGGATGGGGCTATCGACCGAGCAGGTGGGGCTTTTCATGGGCAGTTGCATCCTGGCAGGTCTCCTGGTGCAGTGGCCGCTGGGCTGGCTTTCCGATCGACATGACCGCGTGCGCCTGATTCGCGGCTGCTCGGTCTTGTTGCTGCTGGCTGCCTTGCCGTTGGCGGCACTGCCGCAGGTATTTCTCGGCCTGCTGTTCGGTGTCGGCTTTCTGGTCAGCATGATGCAATTCAGCCTCTACCCACTGGCCGTGGCCCTGGCCAATGACCATGTCGAGCCGGAGCGGCGGGTGTCACTGACGGCCATGCTGTTGGTGACATTCGGTGTTGGTGCCTGCATCGGGCCATTATTGGCGGGTGTCTTGATGCGTTTTTACGGCGCCAACATGCTCTATGTGTTCGTCAGTGTCTGCGCGCTGATCCTGGTCTGGCGTATTCGCCCAGAGGTCGTCACCCATCAGCATCAGGTCGATGATGCGCCACTGCAGCATATGGCCATGCCCGGTAATGTCACCAGTTCACCGCTGGTTGCAGCGCTAGACCCGAGGGTCGACGAGCAAACCGTGCAGGAACAGATGCAGGAGCCAGCTGTTGCAGCGGCTGCAGCGCAAGAGGAACAGCAGAAAACACAGGCAGCCCAGTAA